In Sciurus carolinensis chromosome 16, mSciCar1.2, whole genome shotgun sequence, the genomic window ACAGTCCACCCCCTCAGAGTTTCCTCGCCTCCTATCTTCCCCTTCCTCAAGGGAATCCCTCTGCTTCCACCTTCTCCAGCTGCAGATTCGATCCCCACCTTCACTGCTGTGCCCTGGCCGCTGAGAGCCCACCACGCATCTCCTCTGCTGCAAGAGCTCCTACAGCACACAGGGGTGCGGAGGTCAAGCTGGGTCTGCAGAGCTCATGTGCTCAGTCGCAGAGGTCACACAGCTGCAGTCACCCCTGGGTTTCCTTCCTGCTCTATCACATGTCCTCGTCACCTGTCCCCTCCTCACCTCAACTCCTGATACTGTAATTATAGTGGGTTGTGCCCCCTAAGCTGTGTCCTTTCTGGCCTTCATACTGTAGTCCCCCTGTAGCAAGGGGAGGATGGATGCCCCCACCTGAGGGCTCCAGAGGGTCCCATGGGCACCATGCTGCCTCTTGGGCTCTAATGGGTTGTGATCATTCCTCTCTGACACGTTCCCAAAATAATGGTGCCGCTGACGTTTCAATATTCACTTTACTTGGGCAACAAGAAAAACATATTGGGAGCCGTGGGAAGGGGCAGGTGGATGGGGAGACAGGGGAAGGCAGAACATGGGTCTGGCTGAGAGGCCCCAAGTCAGAGCCAAAACCCAGGGAAGGTAGCTTGAAGCCAGGGGCAGATTTGGAAATCCACAAAGAGCACACAAATGTCTTGAGACAGACAGCACCTGTGGCCACATCCGAGGCGCGCCAGCGCTTCTCAGGCTGGGTCAGTCtttgggagaggggagggaggggacttGGCATCTGGCTCCTGGTCAGTCCATCTTGAGCCCCAGGCTCTTGAGGACTGACAGGGTGATGAGAAGCTGGCCTAGGTAGTAGGTGGACATGGTCACCAGGCGGGCACAGGGCAGGGGCTGGACAAAGATGTCCCAGGCCAGTATGCCATCAGAAATGGCAAAGAGTAGAGCGCCCCAGCCAGCACTCCCACCCCGGGCCAGGCCACGCCACAGCATGGTGGTCAGGACGAGCATGTAGAAAGCCACTGGCAGGAACATGTCCGGCTCGAGGTGCAGCAGAAGCAGGCCGTAGTACACCACAGAGGCCAGGATGGCGAGCGTCAGCAGGGCCGGCTGCAGCGGGGACAGGCCGAAGGCACAGAGGTAGAGGAAGTGGGCAGCGGCGAAGGCGGTCATGCCTGGGGGGAGGGCAGGTGCCCAGAGAGGTGAGGTGGCCGTCCTCAGAACCACCCAAGTCCTGCCTCTCCCTGTGCCCTGGCCCCCACCCACTTCTGAGAGAAGGATGGTCTCACCAGCTTCCACTCTGGCCATGCCATGGCTgtctgctgggatgacagggcCACCTCCTCAGTAGTTCCAACCTCTCCCTGCCCTTAGCTGCTCCATCAGTTCTCAAAGCAGCAGG contains:
- the Tmem86b gene encoding lysoplasmalogenase codes for the protein MTSPLHPLTLPAPRYRPLWCHTNMDSGKEVLLLKTLLVQHQQARRWLSPFIVTCSIYFLLWIPESQSTCVSALVKSLPVLSLVAYLWAVSSGGSYTWLLQGALVCSAVGDACLVWPETFLHGMTAFAAAHFLYLCAFGLSPLQPALLTLAILASVVYYGLLLLHLEPDMFLPVAFYMLVLTTMLWRGLARGGSAGWGALLFAISDGILAWDIFVQPLPCARLVTMSTYYLGQLLITLSVLKSLGLKMD